The DNA window CGACCATGAATATCTTAATTATGCCTGCGGGAACTTTCTTTATTTCTGATACCCAAGTCTCATTCGACCCCAGTGCAGAAACCATTGCCGAAACAACGATTTTATGCGCTGATGAAGTTCGTCGTTTTGGGATAGTGCCAAAAGTTGCATTATTATCACATTCCAACTTTGGAACACGCCGTGATACCCCCACCGCAACCAAAATGCGCCGAGCCTTACAAATTCTCAATGAACGTGCGCCGACTTTAGAAGTTGAAGGGGAGATGCACGCCGATGCTGCGTTATCAGAAGAAATTCGGCTAGAACGCTTTCCCAACTCTCGCTTAACGGGACAAGCCAATTTATTGATTATGCCAACTTTAGACGCGGCAAATATCACCTTTAATATGTTTAAAGTCTTAGGGGGGGGAGTCTCTATTGGTCCTATTTTGATTGGTGCAGATTTACCCGCGCATGTGGTCACGCCATCCATTACGGTACGCGGTTTAATCAACATGACTGCCGTTGCTGTTGCACGGGCTAAACCACGGATTGAAGTGCCAGAACAACCCGTTATAGCAACTAATATGCCCAGTTAGTCATAAAAACAGAAACCTGCTAGATTTTGAAAACCTAGCAGGTTTTTTTGTCTGAATCAGAATTCACAGAATTTTCAGAATTAGCAGCATTAAAAAACGTGATTCACCTTAAATTTTTGGTTTAAAGGTTTTAAATCCTGTTAATCCTGAAAATCCTGATTCAGACAAGCTGTTGTCTTTTTTAAAAGAAACTCGCTGAACTCAGGTTAATTAACCCCGTTAAACTTTAAAATTTACTCGACGTATCCAAGTTTTAAGCCGCTAATAATCCTACTCGTTTGAGTAACGGCTCAATTTTTGGCTGTCTGCCACGGAATTCGACAAACAGGGTCATCGCATCTTGTGAGCCACCGCGTTCTAAAATACTGTGTAAAAAAGCCTCGCCTGTTTGACGGTCAAAAATGCCGTTTTCTTCAAATTTAGCAAAGACATCCGCTGATAAAACTTCCGCCCATTTGTAGCTGTAGTAACCTGCCGCATAACCACCTGAAAAAACATGAGTAAAGCTGTTTTGAAAGCGGTTAAACGCTGGGGGAATTAAGACGGCAATGTCTTTGCGAACTGCGTCTAAAGTCGCTTGTACGTCTAAATTCGGCACATAGTCGGTATGTACACGTAAGTCGAATAACGCAAATTCTAATTGGCGTAGCATAAATAAACCCGCTTGGAAGTTTTTCGCGGCGAGCATTTTTTCCAGTAAGTCATTAGGCAATTTTTCCCCTGTTTGATAATGGACTGCAAATAAATCAAGGGCTTCTCGTTCCCAACACCAGTTTTCTAATAATTGGCTGGGTAATTCCACTGCATCCCATGATACGCCGTTAATGCCTGAAACAGGGGCGTAATCAACTTTAGTCAGCATGTGGTGTAAGCCGTGCCCGAATTCGTGGAATAGGGTTAATACGTCGTTGTGAGTTAATAATGAAGGATTATCGCCAACAGGGGGCGGGAAGTTGCAAACAAGATGCGCAACGGGGGTTTGTACGCCTGTTTTTAAGCGTTTGCGGGCAATACATTCATCCATCCACGCGCCTCCGCGTTTGCCTTGGCGGGCGTAGGGGTCTAAGTAAAATTGTCCGCGTAGTTCGTTTTTGCTGTCAAAAATTTCAAAAAATTGGACGCTTGGATGCCATATATCAACGCCATTGAGGGCTTGAATGCGTAGCCCGAAGAGGCGTTCGAAAACTTGGAATAAGCCTTTTAATACTTGAGGTAAGGGGAAATAAGGGCGTAAGGTTTCTTGAGAAAGTTCATAGCGTAAATGACGCAACTTTTCAGAATAGTAGGGAATATCCCACATTTCCAAGTGTGGCATGTTGTATTGTGTTGCGGCAAAACTGCGTAATTCCGCTAATTCGCCTTCGGCTAAGGGGCGGGAGCGTTGGGCTAAGTCGTGAATGAAGTCGATAACTTGTTTTGGGGTTTTTGCCATGCGGTTGTTGAACAGGGATTGTTCGGTGTAGTTATGGAAACCGAGCAATTGGGCGAGTTCATGGCGTAAAGCGAGAATGTTGTTAATCAGTCCGCTGTTATCAAATTGGGCAGAATTTGTACTTTCCGCAGAGGCGCGGGTGACATAGGCAACATACATTTCATGCCGTAATTCGCGGTTATCAGCGTAGTTCATCACGGGCATGTAGCAGGGTAAATCGAGGGTTAGTAGCCAGCCGTCTAAGTTGGCTTGTTCCGCATTTTGGCGGGCAAGTCCTTTTAAAGAGTCGGGAAGCCCTGCTAATAGGCTTTCATTGGTGATGTGTTTTTTCCACGCATGAGTGGCATCAAGTAAATTTTGGGAAAATTTGGCGGTTAATTGGGAAAGCTGTTGGCGAATTTCTTTACAACGGGCTTGTTTTTCAGGGGATAAATGTATTCCTGAGAGGTGAAAATCGCGCAATTCGTTGGTAATAATTTTTTGTTGTGCGGGTTCTAATTGTGCAAATTCGGGGCTGTCAGCAATGGATTTGTAGGCTTCGTATAACGCCTTATTTTGTCCAATTTCGGTGCTATATAAGGATAGTTTTGGCAAGCAGGTATTGTAAACGTCGCGTAGGGCTTCGGAGTCTAAAACGCTGTTTAAATGTCCAACAGGGGCCCATGTTTTATTTAAACGGTCATTTAACTCGTTTAAGGGGTTAATTAAGCTGTCCCATGTGTAGGGTTTTGCGGTTTCTAATAAACGGTGTATTTCTGCTAAGTTGCTTTCTAAAATTTTGGTTAAAGCAGGGTCGACATGTTCAGGTTTGATTTGGGAAAATTGTGGCAATGTATCGTGATTTAACAAGGGGTTATTCATACAGTCTCCAACATTTATTTATGTGTTTTTATCGCAGACAACACGCAAGTGTTTTATTTGATATGGGCGCGATAGGGGTAAATATCCATCGTTTTACCCTTCAATCAGGGTTAATTGTTCAGCTTGTAGGCGTGCTTGTAAAGCTGGTAATACGGTATCGGCAAACCATGGATGTTGTTTAAACCAGCCAAGGTTACGCGGAGAAGGATGCGGAAGTGGAAAGTATAAGGGGGCATAATCGGCAAAAGATTGTACGGTTTGTGCGAGTGTTGCCTTGCAGGCTTTGCCTAAATGGTAGCGTTGTGCATAACGACCAATTAATAAAATTAGTTTTAAATCAGTTAATTGTTCAATCACTTTCGCGTGCCAAAGGGGCGCACATTCAGGACGCGGGGGCAAATCGCCATGCGTACCTGTTCCAGAGTAGCATAAGCCCATGGGCATAATAGCAATGCGTGGGTCGTTATAAAATTGTTCTCGTTGCATGTTTAGCCAAGTACGCAAGCGTTCGCCGCTGGCATCATTCCACGGCATACCTGTATTTTGCACTTTTAAGCTGGGGGCTTGTCCAATAATAAGTAAACGCGCTTGAGCGGAATGGATGTGAATAATGGGCTTGGGTGGATAAGGCAAATGGGCAGCACAAACTTGGCAATCTCGAATATTATTTAATACTTTATTTAAATGATGGTTCATTACAACTCACAATGTTTAACCCGCAAATTTAATTCAAAAAAATTTGTCTGAAATTATAAACCAATATGTATAACTAATTTTCGCAAACTGCCTTGATGGCGATGTTCCCATAAATAAATCCCTTGCCAAGTGCCTAATGCAAGGCTTTGGTTTAAAATCGGAATACCTAAAGATGTCGCGGTCAGTGCTGATTTAATATGCGCGGGCATATCGTCTGCTCCTTCTAAAGTATGCGTATAAAGCGCGTCGCCTTCGGGAATCAAACGATTGAGCCAATTGTTTAAATCTTGGCAAACATCAGGGTCAGCATTTTCTTGAATCAGTAAACTTGCGGATGTGTGTTGAATAAAAACCGTGCATAACCCATCAACGATGGCACTTTCTCGCACAGCCTGCGCGACTTGTGCCGTAATATTATAAAGCCCTTGTTGATGGGTACGAATCGTTAATTGTTTAATTGACATGTTATTGACACTCAATATTTTATCTGAATCCTAAATTTATCCTTAAAACTCTGGACTTTATTTCTATGCGTTACATTTATCTACTGATTGCCAGTTTATGCTATAGCCCTTTTTGCGGGGCATCGTTTGACATTTCTTGTGAAGATAATGGGGGAAAATTAACCCCAGAAATACAACAGATTGAATCTGATGGTTGTAGCGAAGGTTTGTCGGGTAATTACTTTTTAAACCCTTATAACGACACGCGGATTAATCTACTGTTATTACTAGAAGATTTAAAAATTTCTTCACTCGATATATTACCCGCAAAAACAGATGATATTCACATCACCGCGTATGAAATCCCTTTCTATTACACCCAAATATTTGACGCGAAAAACCCACCACCGCCAACGATTCCAACAGAAGCAGAAATTTCAGGTGAAGCCCCAACTATCACTAACTCGCCTGAAAATACCTCATTCACAAATCTAGCTAAACAACTGGGGATTAGTGATGAAACACTCAATACAACTGCTTATTCTTTACAGGGTTATAAAGAGGCTCATTGCATCTCCAATAATATAAATGCCGTTGCACAATTCTTTACTGTCTTAAACGCAACGACTATTCCCGCTGAAGAAAAACACCTTTTAGCCGAAGCCCGCTTAAGTTTAGCCAATCTCTGCCAACTCAGTCCATCCACGGTAACCATTTTAAATATCAATGTCATCAATCCACTTGCTCAAGCAATGGCAATCTACTTACAAGGTGTGAATGCGTTCTACAGTAGCGATTTTACAAGCGCAGAAACTGAATTTAATAAACTGATTAATCAAGAAAATACATGGTTAAAAGAAACCGCACTATACATGCTCGGCAGAGTTGCATTAAATCAACTTGATGAAACTAAAACCGAAGAACGCTTTAATGCTTATCTTAAACAATATCCAGAAGGTATTTATGCCGAATCAGCACAAGGTTTATTCCGACGGTTGTATAAACTGACCAAAAATCAAAACAAATTGACCCAAGCATTAACCCAAATAGCTCAATCACAACAAACTACGAGCACTGAGCAACTTATCAATCTGATTGACGAAGTAGAACACAACCTCTTTTTTCCCTACAGTGAAGAAATTCCAACCGACACAAGCTACTTAGCTAATATGCGTGATGTTATAAAATGGAATCCTTCTATTTTCACAGCGGTTGCGATTCTCACACGGATGCGCACAATGGAAGGCGAATCAGCGCAATCAATACCCGCTACAGAATTACAAACCCTACAAGCTACTTTTGCGCAAGCTAATTTAACCGATTTGTACACTTATCTACTGCTTGCAGACAGCTATTTTATTCAAAAAAATTACGCGGATGTTATCAGCAAAACAAACACACTCACGCTTAAAAACCCCATTAATAACTTAACGTTTAGCACGTTCATCTTACGCGCCTTAGCCTTTGAAAAACTACAACAACTCGATAAAGCCGTCACAATTTACTTAGACCTGTTTAAACACACAGAACACCCAATCCAAAAACGCCAATTACAACTTGCCTTAGCTTATCACTATGAATATAGAGGAAAAATAAAAGCTGTTTTTGCATCTGATAGCCTTGTCACCGATAAACACCTGCGCCATCTTCTGATTCAACGAGTCGCTTCTGCGTCACTGTTAGAAGAATTACTAAATGCTTCCCATATCGAAGCCCAAAGTAAAAGCGTTGCTTTAAAAACATTATTATTCAAATTATTGCAACATAATCAATACAATGAATTTTTACGCATTTATCAACAATATCCCATTGATAACTATCCTAGTTTCCCTGAATTAGCCCATTTTCAATGGACTGGCGAAACGCCAAAAAATGCGGAAATAGAAGACAGTGACATACCCTACACCTGCCCAAGTCTGCAAAAAGCAGTGCAAACATTGGCGAAAAATAACACGGATGCACACGCTTTAAACTGTGTCGGTGAATTTTTCCGACTTTTCTTCTATTATGATTTTGCAGATATTTTTCCGTTCTACAATGTCACTCATTCCGCCTCCAACAAGCCACCGCGCTATCTTGGGGAAACAAGCGATAATTTCACAGGTAAAGCCTACAGCCGTTTGGATTACTCGCTAGCAGTTATTGATAACCCTAAAGCCCCCAAAGATGCAAAAGCCTACGCGCTTTATCGCGCCATTAACTGCTTTGCAACCAGTGGCGAAAACCATTGTGGACAACAAAAAATTGCTAAAGAACAGCGGGCAAATTGGTTTAGAACTTTGAAGGGGAAATATAAAGAGAGCATTTGGGCAGAACGACAAAAATATTACTGGTGATGCCTGTACTTCGTCTGTTTTGGCTGAGTCTTAGCCTATTGATTGCAGGCTCAACGCATCAAGTCTATTTTGTACAAGTACAAGACTATCAAGCGTTTTGGGTTTGGGGGGGGATTAAACCCGCACAAATTCCACTCACTGCACAACGCCTGTATATTCTGCAAGGCAGTATTCAAGCGGATAGACAAAAAAACGTCCGTTTTCAACGACAAGGCATTTTAGTACGACCATTGCCCGCCCCTATATTTTTAGTCTATCGTTTTGAGGTTTTAGCGTGGAATCCTGTGATACGACAAAGTTTATTTAATCAAATCGCTTATTGGGAAAGTTATCAACAAACAGTGCTGGGCATTCAAATCGATTTTGATGCCCACACTCAGCGTTTAGACCAATATGACGTTTTTCTGCGTCAAGTGCGTGCCGAATTACCAGAAAAATATCAATTAAGTATCACAGGCTTATTAGATTGGACACAAAACGCATCGCCAACCGTTTTACAAGCTTTAGCGGATACCTTAGACGAGGTAATTTTTCAAACTTATCAAGGAAAACGTACAATTCCACGCTATCAGGCTTATTTGCGTGCTTTTGCGCAATTACAAGTTCCGTTTAAAGTAGGCATCGTAGCGGGTGGGGTATGGGATAAACAGCGGGAGCAATGGTTACAGGGCTTGACTTATTATCGCGGGATGGTGGTATTTTTATTGCCTGAAGGATAAGAATTCACCAGACCAGATTAAAACCTTGTCTGAATCAGGATTTTCAGAATTAACAGAATTTAAAACCCTTAAACCAAAAATATAAGGTGAATCATGCTTTTTAATTCTACTAATTCTGAAAATTCTGTGAATTCTGATTCAGACAAGCTGTTGTCTTTTTAATAGCCCGAGTTCGGCGAGATTCCTTTAAAAAGACAAGGGATTGTCTGAATCAGAATTTTCAGAATTAACAGAATTTAAACCCCTTAAACCAAGAAATTAACGCGAATCACGTTTTTTAATTCTGCTAATTCTGAAAATTCTGTGAATTCTGATTCAGACAAAAAAAGACCTGCTAGGTTTTAAAAACCTAGCAGGTTTTTTTAGCTTTTCTTGATGAGAAGTAAAATCATTTTATTTCACTGATAACGCCACGTCTCCCTGTTTCTGCTTAATTTTTTCCAGCAGGGTTAAAGGCAGTTTAAACGTGGTATTTTCTATTTCTCCGTTCATGACATTAACCGTTTTAACACCAAAAGTTTCTAAGCGTTTTAAAACGCCCTGAATCAGGATTTCAGGTGCAGACGCGCCAGCAGTTACACCAATTTTCGGTTGTTGTTGAAACCATTCGGGCTTTAAATCATTTGCATCTTGAATCAGATAGGAAGTAATGCCCGCTTGTTCTCCTGCTTCGCGTAAACGGTTGGAGTTAGAACTGTTACTTGCGCCAACAACGAGTAGTAAATCAACTTGTTTGGCTAATTCACGAACTGCATTTTGGCGGTTTTGTGTCGCGTAACAAATATCGCTGAGTTGTGGCCCTTGGATGTTGGGGAAACGTTGATTTAAAAAGGCAATCACGTCTTTGGTATCGTCAACACTGAGGGTGGTTTGTGTCACATAAGCGAGTTTGCAAGGGTCATTGACTTGTAGGGCTTGTGCTTCTGGAACGGTTGATAAAATGTGTACGATGCCGTCGATGCGTCCGCGTGTGCCTTCTACTTCGGGGTGTCCTGCATGACCAATAATAATAATTTCATAGCCTTGTTGGGCATAGCGTTGGGCTTGTTGGTGTACTTTGGTGACTAAAGGACAGGTTGCATCAATGATTTCTAGTTGACGATTTTCTGCTTTGTTCACAACCGCACGTGCAACGCCATGTGCACTGAAAATGCACACCGCGCCAAGGGGTACATCGTCCAGACTTTCGACAAAAACCGCTCCCTTTTGCCGTAAATCGTCCACGACGTAACGGTTGTGGACAATTTCGTGCAGAACATAGACAGGGTGCGGGTAAACCATCAGGGCTTGTTCAACTATTTCTACGGCACGAACAACGCCCGCGCAGAAGCCTCTTGGTTGGGCAAGCGTGACATTCATCATTATTTTTCAGCCTTTACATGGTCAATCAGAATACCATTTTTGTATTCTACTTCTTCTTCTACACCGTCCATGATGAGTTTGCCTTTTCCGTGACGTTTGCCGTCCATAAAGTTGCCTTCGTAGCGGTCGCCTGTGGCGGTGGTGTAGATGCCTTTGCCTGTGCGTTTGCCTTTGGCAAATTCGCCTTCATAGCGGTCGCCATCTGACCATGTTAAAACGCCTTTTCCGTGGCGTGTGCCGTCGATAAAGTCGCCTTCGTAGCGGTCGCCATTTGTCCAGAGATAAACGCCTTTGCCTTCACGGCGGTTAGCAACGAAATCGCCTTCATAGCGGTCGCCGTTTTTCCATGTGTAAGTGCCTTTGCCTTCGCGAGTGCCTTTAATGAAATCTCCTTCGTAGCTATCGCCATTTTTCCATGTGTAGATGCCTTTGCCTGTGCGTTGTCCTTTTACAACTTCGCCTTCGTAGCTGTCGCCATTGGGCCAAATGAATTTGCCATGATTTTCGTCATTCATCGCGGACATTGTGGGCGGTGTTTGGGTTGGGGCTGGGGTTGGTTTGCTGGCAACTGTTGGGGTTTTGGCAGGCTCAGGAGTTTTTGCGGGTTGTTTTTGGGTATCTTTGATTTCAGGGTTGTCTTTTTCTGTGTTTGCTTGGCTAGCAGGGGCTGGCGTTGGGGTTGTTGTAGCAACAGGTGGGGGGGCTTTTTCTTCTGCGACTGGTTTTTTAACAGGGGGGACAGCGCCTTTTACGAGTTTACCATCACTGCGTTTGCCTTCGCTGAATTCGCCTTTAAATTGGTCGCCGTTTGCCCATGTGTAAGTGCCTTCGCCATCGCGTTTGTCTTCGGCATAACCGCCTTCGTAGCGGTCGCCATTTACCCATGTGTAAGTGCCTTCGCCGTCGCGTTTACCTTCGTAAAAGTCGCCTTCGTAGCGGTCGCCGTTTTTCCAGATGTAAACGCCGCGTCCGTTGCGTTGGTCGCCTTCATATTCGCCGTCGTAGTAGTCGCCATTTGTCCAGATAACGGCTTTTTTGACAATTTCGGGGTCGTCTGCTGCGTCGTCTTCGTCATCGGCGGCATATAGTGGCATGGATAGTGGGAGGAGTAATATCATCCATAAAGCCCAATATCTTTTTTTATTCATGCAGATACTCCTCAATGTTAAGTGTTTAATGTTGGTGTGCGGTGGTTAAAACGTTGAGAAAAATCATTGTTAATTTAAGTCTAAGGGGTGAAGCGTGGGATGTCATCCTTTTAGAGATAGCGGAGGAGTTCCCGTAAATCTTTTTGGTCAATGATAATATTTGCTTGTTGTTTTAGCACGGCTTTAGCGCAAAAAGCGACTTTTTTGTCGGCATAGGGAAACATGGATGCATCGTTTGCACCGTCACCGACAACGATGGTGTTGGTTTTTTCTGCACCGAGGAGTTTTTGTAGGCGGGCGAGCATGTCGCCTTTGGAGGTGCTTTGCATCATTTCTCCGCCGACTTTGCCTGTTAATATGCCGTCTTTGTGGTGTAGAAAGTTGGCAAATTCGCCATCAACGCCTAGTTTTTGCCCTAGATAGGTGGTTGCTTCGTGAAATCCGCCTGAGAGTATCACGACTTTGTAGCCGTGTTTTTTCAATTCTTGTACGGTTTCTATCGCACCTGTCATGAGGGGA is part of the Beggiatoa alba B18LD genome and encodes:
- the prlC gene encoding oligopeptidase A; this translates as MNNPLLNHDTLPQFSQIKPEHVDPALTKILESNLAEIHRLLETAKPYTWDSLINPLNELNDRLNKTWAPVGHLNSVLDSEALRDVYNTCLPKLSLYSTEIGQNKALYEAYKSIADSPEFAQLEPAQQKIITNELRDFHLSGIHLSPEKQARCKEIRQQLSQLTAKFSQNLLDATHAWKKHITNESLLAGLPDSLKGLARQNAEQANLDGWLLTLDLPCYMPVMNYADNRELRHEMYVAYVTRASAESTNSAQFDNSGLINNILALRHELAQLLGFHNYTEQSLFNNRMAKTPKQVIDFIHDLAQRSRPLAEGELAELRSFAATQYNMPHLEMWDIPYYSEKLRHLRYELSQETLRPYFPLPQVLKGLFQVFERLFGLRIQALNGVDIWHPSVQFFEIFDSKNELRGQFYLDPYARQGKRGGAWMDECIARKRLKTGVQTPVAHLVCNFPPPVGDNPSLLTHNDVLTLFHEFGHGLHHMLTKVDYAPVSGINGVSWDAVELPSQLLENWCWEREALDLFAVHYQTGEKLPNDLLEKMLAAKNFQAGLFMLRQLEFALFDLRVHTDYVPNLDVQATLDAVRKDIAVLIPPAFNRFQNSFTHVFSGGYAAGYYSYKWAEVLSADVFAKFEENGIFDRQTGEAFLHSILERGGSQDAMTLFVEFRGRQPKIEPLLKRVGLLAA
- a CDS encoding uracil-DNA glycosylase family protein, with amino-acid sequence MNHHLNKVLNNIRDCQVCAAHLPYPPKPIIHIHSAQARLLIIGQAPSLKVQNTGMPWNDASGERLRTWLNMQREQFYNDPRIAIMPMGLCYSGTGTHGDLPPRPECAPLWHAKVIEQLTDLKLILLIGRYAQRYHLGKACKATLAQTVQSFADYAPLYFPLPHPSPRNLGWFKQHPWFADTVLPALQARLQAEQLTLIEG
- a CDS encoding secondary thiamine-phosphate synthase enzyme YjbQ; amino-acid sequence: MSIKQLTIRTHQQGLYNITAQVAQAVRESAIVDGLCTVFIQHTSASLLIQENADPDVCQDLNNWLNRLIPEGDALYTHTLEGADDMPAHIKSALTATSLGIPILNQSLALGTWQGIYLWEHRHQGSLRKLVIHIGL
- a CDS encoding tetratricopeptide repeat protein; this translates as MRYIYLLIASLCYSPFCGASFDISCEDNGGKLTPEIQQIESDGCSEGLSGNYFLNPYNDTRINLLLLLEDLKISSLDILPAKTDDIHITAYEIPFYYTQIFDAKNPPPPTIPTEAEISGEAPTITNSPENTSFTNLAKQLGISDETLNTTAYSLQGYKEAHCISNNINAVAQFFTVLNATTIPAEEKHLLAEARLSLANLCQLSPSTVTILNINVINPLAQAMAIYLQGVNAFYSSDFTSAETEFNKLINQENTWLKETALYMLGRVALNQLDETKTEERFNAYLKQYPEGIYAESAQGLFRRLYKLTKNQNKLTQALTQIAQSQQTTSTEQLINLIDEVEHNLFFPYSEEIPTDTSYLANMRDVIKWNPSIFTAVAILTRMRTMEGESAQSIPATELQTLQATFAQANLTDLYTYLLLADSYFIQKNYADVISKTNTLTLKNPINNLTFSTFILRALAFEKLQQLDKAVTIYLDLFKHTEHPIQKRQLQLALAYHYEYRGKIKAVFASDSLVTDKHLRHLLIQRVASASLLEELLNASHIEAQSKSVALKTLLFKLLQHNQYNEFLRIYQQYPIDNYPSFPELAHFQWTGETPKNAEIEDSDIPYTCPSLQKAVQTLAKNNTDAHALNCVGEFFRLFFYYDFADIFPFYNVTHSASNKPPRYLGETSDNFTGKAYSRLDYSLAVIDNPKAPKDAKAYALYRAINCFATSGENHCGQQKIAKEQRANWFRTLKGKYKESIWAERQKYYW
- a CDS encoding DUF3142 domain-containing protein, which translates into the protein MPVLRLFWLSLSLLIAGSTHQVYFVQVQDYQAFWVWGGIKPAQIPLTAQRLYILQGSIQADRQKNVRFQRQGILVRPLPAPIFLVYRFEVLAWNPVIRQSLFNQIAYWESYQQTVLGIQIDFDAHTQRLDQYDVFLRQVRAELPEKYQLSITGLLDWTQNASPTVLQALADTLDEVIFQTYQGKRTIPRYQAYLRAFAQLQVPFKVGIVAGGVWDKQREQWLQGLTYYRGMVVFLLPEG
- the ispH gene encoding 4-hydroxy-3-methylbut-2-enyl diphosphate reductase: MMNVTLAQPRGFCAGVVRAVEIVEQALMVYPHPVYVLHEIVHNRYVVDDLRQKGAVFVESLDDVPLGAVCIFSAHGVARAVVNKAENRQLEIIDATCPLVTKVHQQAQRYAQQGYEIIIIGHAGHPEVEGTRGRIDGIVHILSTVPEAQALQVNDPCKLAYVTQTTLSVDDTKDVIAFLNQRFPNIQGPQLSDICYATQNRQNAVRELAKQVDLLLVVGASNSSNSNRLREAGEQAGITSYLIQDANDLKPEWFQQQPKIGVTAGASAPEILIQGVLKRLETFGVKTVNVMNGEIENTTFKLPLTLLEKIKQKQGDVALSVK
- a CDS encoding MORN repeat-containing protein — protein: MNKKRYWALWMILLLPLSMPLYAADDEDDAADDPEIVKKAVIWTNGDYYDGEYEGDQRNGRGVYIWKNGDRYEGDFYEGKRDGEGTYTWVNGDRYEGGYAEDKRDGEGTYTWANGDQFKGEFSEGKRSDGKLVKGAVPPVKKPVAEEKAPPPVATTTPTPAPASQANTEKDNPEIKDTQKQPAKTPEPAKTPTVASKPTPAPTQTPPTMSAMNDENHGKFIWPNGDSYEGEVVKGQRTGKGIYTWKNGDSYEGDFIKGTREGKGTYTWKNGDRYEGDFVANRREGKGVYLWTNGDRYEGDFIDGTRHGKGVLTWSDGDRYEGEFAKGKRTGKGIYTTATGDRYEGNFMDGKRHGKGKLIMDGVEEEVEYKNGILIDHVKAEK
- the serB gene encoding phosphoserine phosphatase SerB, with translation MKLCVFDFDSTLMDGETIDEIAAACGKKNEVSHITEQAMQGKLDFFEALTQRVAMLAGTPYTKVINVCQNLPLMTGAIETVQELKKHGYKVVILSGGFHEATTYLGQKLGVDGEFANFLHHKDGILTGKVGGEMMQSTSKGDMLARLQKLLGAEKTNTIVVGDGANDASMFPYADKKVAFCAKAVLKQQANIIIDQKDLRELLRYL